Genomic segment of bacterium:
GTGGTTGTGCGCGGAGATTTCCACGCGGCCGCCCGCCGGCGCGCGCACGGGCTGGTTGCCGCCGCGGTGGCCGAACTTCAGCTTGTAGGTGCGCGCGCCCAGGGCCAGGGCCAGGATCTGGTGGCCGAGGCAGATGCCGAACAGCGGCACGCGCCCCAGCAGCTCCCGCACCGCGTTGATGGCCGCCGTCACCGCCGCCGGATCTCCCGGCCCGTTGGACAGGAAGATCCCGTCGGGCCGCAGCGCGAGCGCAGCGGTAGCGGTCGTGTCCGCGGGCACGACCGTGACGCGGCAGCCGCGCGCCGCCAGCTGCCGCAGGATGCTGCGCTTGATCCCGAAGTCGTAGGCGACCACGTGGTGGCGGCCTTCGTCGTTCCAGGTGTAGGGCTGCGCGCAGGTGACCTCGCGGGCCAGGTCCAGGCCGCTCATGTCGCGCGTCGCGCGGGCCAGGGCCACCAGGCGCGCGGGGTCGGGGTCGGCGGTCGACAGTGCGGCGCGCATCGCGCCCTGCTCCCGGATGTGCCGCACCAGCGCGCGCGTCTCCACGCCGGTGATCGCGGGCCGGCCGTGCCCGCGCAGCCAGTCGTCGAGACGGCCCGTGGCGCGCCAGCTGCTGACCACCGGGCTGAGGTCGCGCACGACCAGGCCGGCGGCCCACACGCGGTCGCTCTCGTCGTCCCGGTCGTTGACGCCCGTGTTGCCGACGTG
This window contains:
- the carA gene encoding glutamine-hydrolyzing carbamoyl-phosphate synthase small subunit, whose protein sequence is MTDASPALLALEDGSTWPGLGFGARADAAGEIVFNTSLAGYQEILTDPSYHGQLVTLTCPHVGNTGVNDRDDESDRVWAAGLVVRDLSPVVSSWRATGRLDDWLRGHGRPAITGVETRALVRHIREQGAMRAALSTADPDPARLVALARATRDMSGLDLAREVTCAQPYTWNDEGRHHVVAYDFGIKRSILRQLAARGCRVTVVPADTTATAALALRPDGIFLSNGPGDPAAVTAAINAVRELLGRVPLFGICLGHQILALALGARTYKLKFGHRGGNQPVRAPAGGRVEISAHNH